In Methanoregula formicica SMSP, the DNA window GTGCGAGGCGATGATCTTCTTTCCCGCTTCACGGATCAGGGGGGCAGCTTGCGCGAAGGGCTGCTCGACATCAACGTAGTCTGCGAAGGCAAGGAGCGGTTCGACCTTCTTCATCCACTCCTCTGGTGTTCCAAAGAAGCGACCCCCTTCCTGCGCGGAGCGGAGCGTGAGGATAACGGGAAGCGACGTTGCTGCTTTCGCGTCCCTGACCTGCTGCACAAGGTCTCCCTCGTACAGGTCGATGCGCAGTTCTACCAGATCGGCGCCCTGCCGTTCTGCCAGCGCTGCTTTCGCGGGGTCCGTGAGGGCGGCAACGATCTTCATGTACTTCATGGTTGGGGGGCGTTTCACAAAAAGATGCCTCAAGGTGCCGGTGGTGGAGCCCGTCTGCTCGCCATGTACTGGTTCGGCTGCGCCCGGCATCATGGGGAAATGAAACCTGTTTATGCCCGGCAGGGTAACCATACCATGATACGCAATGGAACTCTGGGACCGGCAGACATTCCTGCGACACGTGGTGGCGGCTTTTGGACGCGGCGTGCTCGTCGCACTCATCATCCCGCTTGCTGTCGCGGTTGCCTTTTCCATCCCCCTTCATGCAACGCTTGCCCTCATCGGCAGCGGGCTCATCATCGAGTACGGGGCGGTACCGGTCGGCATCGTGTTCGGTCTCACCCCGCTTTTTGTCTCGTTTGTCCTTATCTGCACCGAGATCGGGATCTTCCTTGCACTGTACGACATCTTCGACACCATTGGCCACACGTCAGAACCGGTCCGGCAGTTCCTTGAGAAGAGCCGGCAATATGTGCACCAGTCGAAGAGCATCGAGAAGTATGGGATCCTCGCCCTCATCCCCTGCGAGATTCTCCTCGGTGTCTACATCAATGCCCCGGCATCGTGGGTGCTTGGCTGGCGGGAGGACCACGCCCTTCTTGTCACGATGATCGGGTATGTCATTGCCCTTGCCATCATGGTTGTCCTCACGGTAGGCCTGCTGCAGGTAACGCTGCCCGGACTGGTGCACCCATGAACCCCCGGGCCCGCACCCTCCCCGAGCTCCTTGCCCCGGCCGGTTCCCCGGAAGCCCTGCGTGCTGCTATTGCTGCAGGCGCTGATGCCGTGTACCTGAGCGGGAAACGGTTCGGCGCACGGAAGTACGCTGCCAATTTCTCGGACAAGGAGATCGAAGAAGCGGTGCGGTACGCCCATTCGTACGGTATCTGCGTGTACGTCACGGTCAATACGCTCATCCACGACCGCGAGCTCGACGGGGTGCTGGAGTACCTCTCGTGGCTCTGGTCCATTGGCGTGGATGCAGTACTGGTGCAGGATGCCGGGCTTGCCGCGCTGGCACGCGAGTTCCTCCCCGGCCTCACCCTGCATGCATCGACCCAGATGACGATCCACAACAGCGACGGCGTCCGCTGGGCCGCGGAGCAGGGGCTGTCACGGGTCGTCCTTGCCCGGGAACTTTCCCTGTATGAAGTGGAACAGATCGCAGAAGAGACGCGTGACACCGGCACCGGGCTCGAGGTCTTCGCCCACGGGGCGCTCTGCTATGGTTACTCGGGCCAGTGCCTCCTCTCGTCCGTGATAGGCGGACGGAGCGGGAACCGGGGGATGTGCGCCCAGCCGTGCCGGAAGCCGTATGCGCTGGTGCAGGGAGAGACCGATGCGTATGGCAGGCCGGAGAACCTGAAGGAAGTTGCGCAAAAGGAGAAGTATCTCCTCTCGCCAAAAGACCTCTGCACGTACAATCACCTGCCGGAACTGGTCAAATCACCGGTCGCATCGCTCAAGATCGAAGGGCGGATGAAGTCGCCGGAGTATGTGGCCATGGTCGTTTCCACGTACCGGCGGGCTCTCGATGCCATTGCGGCCGGGACCTGGGAGCCGTCCCGGGAAGATTACCGCGACCTCCTCATGGCGTTCAACCGGGAGTTCACGGACGGGTACCTCTTCGGTGACCGGTACGGGAAACTGATGGGCCGGGATGCACCGGACAACCGGGGGCTTGCCGTTGGCCGGGTAGAACGGTACGACCGGAAGAGCAAGACCGCATTTGTCCGGCCGTCCTGCCTCGTTACTCCGGTCCCCGGGGACGGGCTCCTCATCACCCTGCCCGGGGAGGCGGGCCGGGATCTCGGATTTGCCCTGAATGCTGCTGCAAAACCGTCCCCCCGGGGATACCTTCTCCCTGTCCCGGCCCCGGTGCCGGAGGGCGCACTGGTGTACATCACCTCTTCCCCCGGCTTCGATGCACGGGCACGCAGGATTATCGCAAAACCCCCGGCCGACCTGCTGCGCCCGCTGCCTGCCGACATGGAAATCACCATAAGCAGCAGCGGGTCTGTTGCCATCGACGGGCCCGTGACGCGCCCCGATGGCACCACCATCCCGGTCTCGTACCAGCCCGATCGGGCGCTGGAACCGGCCACAACCCGCCCCCTCACCGCCGGCCAGTTGGAGGAGCAGTTCAGGAAGACCGGGGGAACGCCGTTTGTTGTCGGTGAGTGCACCATTCATTATGATGGCGGCCTGTTCGCCCCGATGGCCCTCCTCAATGACATGCGGCGGGAGTTCTTCCGCAGGGCCGGCGAGCTGCTCGATGCCTCGTACCGCCCGTCTCCGGAAGATATCGGGAAG includes these proteins:
- a CDS encoding type I 3-dehydroquinate dehydratase: MMPGAAEPVHGEQTGSTTGTLRHLFVKRPPTMKYMKIVAALTDPAKAALAERQGADLVELRIDLYEGDLVQQVRDAKAATSLPVILTLRSAQEGGRFFGTPEEWMKKVEPLLAFADYVDVEQPFAQAAPLIREAGKKIIASHHTARMVPLCELFAMERDLRAYGDIPKIVVTPQGDADVIELLTFTQAANKPICTGVMGAQFRHARAVLPLVGSEFVYCHMGDTTAEGQYSVEEFVQLRKILGC
- a CDS encoding small multi-drug export protein, whose translation is MELWDRQTFLRHVVAAFGRGVLVALIIPLAVAVAFSIPLHATLALIGSGLIIEYGAVPVGIVFGLTPLFVSFVLICTEIGIFLALYDIFDTIGHTSEPVRQFLEKSRQYVHQSKSIEKYGILALIPCEILLGVYINAPASWVLGWREDHALLVTMIGYVIALAIMVVLTVGLLQVTLPGLVHP
- a CDS encoding DUF3656 domain-containing U32 family peptidase is translated as MNPRARTLPELLAPAGSPEALRAAIAAGADAVYLSGKRFGARKYAANFSDKEIEEAVRYAHSYGICVYVTVNTLIHDRELDGVLEYLSWLWSIGVDAVLVQDAGLAALAREFLPGLTLHASTQMTIHNSDGVRWAAEQGLSRVVLARELSLYEVEQIAEETRDTGTGLEVFAHGALCYGYSGQCLLSSVIGGRSGNRGMCAQPCRKPYALVQGETDAYGRPENLKEVAQKEKYLLSPKDLCTYNHLPELVKSPVASLKIEGRMKSPEYVAMVVSTYRRALDAIAAGTWEPSREDYRDLLMAFNREFTDGYLFGDRYGKLMGRDAPDNRGLAVGRVERYDRKSKTAFVRPSCLVTPVPGDGLLITLPGEAGRDLGFALNAAAKPSPRGYLLPVPAPVPEGALVYITSSPGFDARARRIIAKPPADLLRPLPADMEITISSSGSVAIDGPVTRPDGTTIPVSYQPDRALEPATTRPLTAGQLEEQFRKTGGTPFVVGECTIHYDGGLFAPMALLNDMRREFFRRAGELLDASYRPSPEDIGKARKALQARVSGRSPHTRRGGRNGADRLRLAVITDIPDQVRGARDGGADTILFEPAVPSERHTCAGRVPDGFLRMQIREAMDACRNTRARFVLKLPRILHDGELEKILAEITEAEREGLAFCMSENPGISHTVARTIPGMALLGGAGLNIFNHAAATRSAPRYRLLTLSSELSRNEIAELIASSVGSGDVPDFALIVQGSSEALVTEDCIPRLVRQCRGDKGRIFALRDDTGRVFPLHEAADCRTRIANAAELCLIDMLKEIRDAGIAEIIVDARFRPPAYTAAMTRLYREAVDALGEPGAPRDVKLRDLKERAKALSLGGITAGHFIRGLKE